Proteins from a single region of Dyadobacter fanqingshengii:
- a CDS encoding 2OG-Fe(II) oxygenase, with amino-acid sequence MKEIDTLDWQHITEDLHNKGYGLIDQVLSKDECDQLIISYNEPVHYRKTIVMERYRFGLGEYKYFQYPLPAVIQHLRESIYSKLAPVANKWMQVLNINQHYPAVFRDFQTQCHEKHQTKTTVLILKYGEGGHNTLHKDLYGDIFFPIQLVIFLSEPGTDYEGGEFVLTQQTPRAQSKAIVLKPKKGDILLFTTNFKPVKGTKGYYRVNMKHGVSEVQSGSRYTLGIIFHDALS; translated from the coding sequence ATGAAAGAAATTGACACGTTAGACTGGCAACACATTACCGAAGATCTGCACAATAAAGGATATGGCTTGATCGATCAGGTCCTGTCAAAGGATGAATGTGATCAACTGATTATATCTTACAATGAGCCAGTACATTACCGTAAAACCATTGTGATGGAACGTTACCGGTTTGGGTTGGGGGAATATAAGTATTTCCAATATCCGTTGCCAGCCGTTATCCAACATTTGCGTGAAAGCATTTATTCGAAACTCGCGCCGGTAGCCAACAAATGGATGCAAGTCCTGAATATCAACCAACATTATCCTGCCGTTTTTCGAGATTTCCAAACACAATGTCATGAGAAGCATCAAACCAAAACCACGGTTCTGATCCTTAAATATGGTGAAGGCGGCCATAATACATTGCATAAGGATTTGTATGGCGACATTTTCTTCCCAATCCAACTCGTCATTTTCCTGAGCGAACCCGGTACAGATTATGAAGGAGGCGAATTTGTCCTTACCCAGCAAACGCCCCGTGCGCAATCAAAAGCCATTGTCTTAAAACCAAAAAAAGGCGATATCCTGCTTTTCACAACCAATTTCAAACCGGTAAAAGGAACGAAAGGCTATTACCGGGTCAATATGAAGCATGGGGTGAGCGAGGTTCAATCCGGGAGCCGCTACACATTAGGGATCATTTTTCACGATGCGTTAAGCTAA
- a CDS encoding ABC transporter ATP-binding protein, translating to MKLLIQYLSRYKALIFLALVLAAINQVFSLLNPYILGNYLIDPYANKAQYYRDNGLDDAFYKGVLMGLLMIIGVAMVSRIAKAFQDYVVNVVIQKFGASLYTDGLRHALRLPFQDFEDQRSGETLSVLQKVRADCEKFITSFVNVLFATLVGIVFVVIVAFKLSPSLPLIYLVGSVVLAILTSVLSRKIKVIQKNIVKETTALAGSTTESLRNIELVKSLGLTQQEISRLNTTTFKILKLELRKVKSIRSISFIQGTFVNFLQQCIMFALLFFVFKDRITVGQMMMMQFYSFFIFGPLQELGNVILSYREAEASLNNLQTLLARPVEHKPANPEVITEIEELRFDHVLFQHQSANRPALEDISFDVKRGETIAFVGPSGSGKTTLVKLLVGLYHPITGAVYYNGINGNSIDFDEIRNKIGFVTQDTQLFSGTIKENLLFVNPDATDEMINDVLLKAACYNLLSRAENGIDTVIGEGGLKLSGGERQRLSIARALLRVPHLIIFDEATSALDSLTEEEISNTIRNITDQRQHITVMIAHRLSTIMHADRIYVLEKGNIVETGSHHALLDEKGLYYAMWRQQIGERKDETVLS from the coding sequence ATGAAATTATTAATACAATACCTTAGCCGGTACAAAGCCCTTATTTTTCTGGCGCTTGTACTGGCCGCAATCAATCAGGTATTTTCTCTCCTGAACCCTTACATTCTCGGCAATTACCTGATCGACCCTTACGCCAACAAAGCCCAATATTACCGCGATAATGGCCTGGACGATGCATTTTACAAAGGCGTCCTGATGGGATTGCTCATGATCATCGGCGTGGCCATGGTCTCACGCATTGCCAAGGCATTTCAGGATTATGTGGTCAATGTCGTGATCCAGAAATTCGGTGCGAGCCTTTACACGGATGGGTTACGCCATGCATTGCGGCTGCCTTTTCAGGATTTTGAAGATCAGCGCAGCGGGGAAACGCTTTCGGTGCTGCAAAAGGTCAGGGCCGATTGTGAAAAGTTCATTACCAGTTTCGTTAATGTGCTCTTTGCTACATTGGTAGGGATCGTTTTCGTCGTCATTGTCGCATTTAAGCTCAGCCCCTCACTGCCGCTTATTTATCTGGTTGGGTCTGTGGTTTTGGCTATTCTGACGAGTGTTCTGAGCCGGAAAATTAAGGTTATTCAAAAGAACATCGTTAAAGAAACCACCGCGCTGGCGGGTTCAACCACCGAATCCCTGCGGAACATTGAGCTCGTAAAAAGTCTCGGGTTAACCCAGCAGGAAATCAGCCGCCTGAACACAACAACATTCAAAATCCTCAAACTGGAACTCAGAAAGGTCAAAAGCATTCGATCTATCAGCTTTATACAAGGCACGTTCGTGAATTTCCTTCAACAATGTATCATGTTCGCACTGCTGTTTTTTGTGTTCAAAGACCGGATTACAGTGGGTCAGATGATGATGATGCAGTTTTATTCCTTCTTCATTTTCGGGCCGTTGCAGGAACTGGGTAATGTGATCCTCTCCTACCGCGAAGCCGAAGCGTCGCTGAACAACCTGCAAACGTTACTGGCAAGGCCTGTGGAACACAAACCGGCAAATCCGGAAGTGATTACGGAAATTGAAGAGCTGCGATTTGACCATGTCCTTTTTCAGCATCAATCTGCGAACAGGCCAGCGCTGGAAGACATTTCTTTTGATGTTAAGAGAGGTGAAACGATCGCATTTGTGGGGCCATCCGGTTCCGGGAAAACCACATTGGTAAAATTGCTTGTAGGCCTTTATCATCCGATCACCGGCGCTGTTTATTACAATGGCATCAATGGTAACAGCATTGATTTTGATGAAATAAGAAATAAAATAGGCTTTGTAACGCAGGATACGCAGCTTTTCTCCGGAACAATCAAAGAAAATCTGCTTTTTGTCAATCCCGATGCGACGGATGAAATGATTAACGATGTCCTGCTGAAAGCGGCTTGTTACAATTTGCTGTCCCGGGCAGAAAATGGGATCGACACAGTCATTGGCGAAGGCGGATTGAAACTTTCGGGTGGTGAACGTCAGCGTTTATCCATTGCCCGTGCGCTGCTGCGCGTGCCGCATCTGATCATATTTGATGAAGCTACTTCTGCACTGGATTCATTAACGGAAGAAGAAATTTCAAACACCATCCGCAACATTACCGATCAGCGTCAGCACATTACGGTGATGATCGCACACCGGTTGTCGACCATTATGCATGCAGACAGGATTTACGTTTTGGAAAAAGGCAACATTGTCGAAACCGGCAGCCATCATGCTTTGCTTGATGAAAAAGGTTTGTACTACGCCATGTGGCGCCAGCAAATCGGCGAGCGTAAAGATGAGACGGTGCTTTCATAG
- a CDS encoding START-like domain-containing protein — MEKYKFVTEFELRSSPKVLFPYISTPSGLEQWFAEKVTVLPDHRFDFQWDGDSHIARQTGLRINKAVRFDFENTSDDNLDNNHVELKLEVSELTQTTFLRVTDYSANRDERELASLWDGFIDNLKDIVGS, encoded by the coding sequence ATGGAAAAATATAAATTTGTTACTGAATTTGAATTGCGCTCCTCACCAAAAGTACTCTTTCCATATATATCGACGCCTTCGGGACTGGAACAATGGTTTGCCGAAAAAGTCACTGTACTGCCAGATCACCGCTTCGATTTCCAGTGGGACGGTGACAGCCACATTGCCAGACAAACGGGTTTAAGGATAAATAAGGCGGTGCGATTTGATTTTGAAAACACGAGTGATGACAACCTTGACAATAACCATGTGGAACTTAAACTTGAAGTAAGCGAGTTAACCCAGACGACATTCCTGCGCGTGACAGATTACTCTGCAAACCGCGATGAACGTGAGCTTGCTTCCTTATGGGATGGTTTCATTGATAATTTAAAAGATATAGTAGGAAGTTGA
- a CDS encoding LptF/LptG family permease, translating into MKKLDKLILMSFWGPFVITMSVVVFVFLMRIMIFYIDDFVSKDLGITDYAQLFFFFSLITVPTALPLAMLLSSLMAFGNLGEFFELTAIKSAGISVVRAMAPLFIVAVAVSVFSFYFNDRVSPWANLKGYSLLYDIKTTKATLKIKEGIFYNDLPGFSIKVDKKEENGKLKGMVIYKHSNRSYEVGNTEIILADSGRMYSINDNRYLVIELYNGTRYTDEVSSGGARPAYISSPIGGSSAPNYSNFSRNSFKHFRLTESLSSFGMKRTDEGQFKYHEFMKNISDLTSTADSLRNSYNETRKNLVAGSQQYYSYNYREGTDKTLKKGPWIDSLLVKPVSDSLRKEILMNTKSAANSMLSYTKSQKDYLQTKLKDANKYELEKHHKYTNALSCLIMFLIGAPLGAIIKKGGFGVPVLVSIIFFILLYVLTNQGDKWVKEGLLIVPVGAWMANTVLFLTGLYFIDRARSDSRLFEKDVYIMLIKRIKEKWASRFGKTQLIQS; encoded by the coding sequence ATGAAAAAGCTTGATAAGCTTATTTTAATGTCCTTTTGGGGGCCATTTGTGATAACAATGTCCGTCGTGGTCTTCGTTTTTCTGATGCGGATCATGATTTTTTATATCGATGATTTCGTCTCGAAAGATCTCGGAATCACGGACTATGCGCAATTATTCTTCTTTTTTAGCCTCATAACGGTTCCTACTGCACTTCCGCTGGCGATGTTGCTTTCGTCGCTGATGGCATTTGGAAACCTCGGGGAATTTTTTGAGCTCACGGCTATTAAAAGCGCTGGGATATCGGTCGTGCGGGCTATGGCGCCGCTTTTTATCGTTGCCGTAGCAGTCAGTGTGTTTTCCTTTTATTTCAATGACCGGGTTTCTCCCTGGGCTAACTTAAAGGGTTACAGCCTTTTATATGACATTAAAACAACGAAGGCCACATTAAAGATTAAAGAAGGGATTTTCTATAACGATTTGCCGGGATTCAGCATTAAGGTGGATAAGAAGGAAGAGAATGGCAAGCTGAAAGGAATGGTGATCTACAAGCATAGCAACCGTTCCTATGAAGTGGGCAACACCGAGATCATCCTGGCTGATTCTGGCCGGATGTATTCAATTAATGATAATCGTTACCTGGTCATCGAGCTTTACAATGGCACGCGTTACACGGATGAGGTGAGTTCAGGCGGCGCAAGGCCTGCGTATATCTCTTCACCGATAGGCGGAAGCAGTGCTCCTAATTATTCCAATTTCAGCCGTAACTCATTCAAGCATTTCCGCTTAACCGAAAGCCTTTCATCCTTTGGTATGAAGAGGACCGATGAAGGACAATTCAAATACCATGAGTTCATGAAGAACATCAGTGACCTGACTTCGACGGCGGATTCACTGCGCAATTCCTACAACGAAACGCGGAAGAATCTGGTGGCCGGAAGTCAGCAATATTATTCTTACAATTATCGGGAAGGGACCGATAAAACATTGAAAAAGGGTCCCTGGATTGATTCTTTGCTGGTTAAGCCGGTTTCGGACAGTTTGAGAAAAGAGATCCTGATGAATACCAAGAGCGCTGCCAACAGCATGCTTAGTTATACCAAATCACAGAAGGATTATTTGCAGACAAAGTTGAAGGATGCAAACAAGTATGAATTGGAAAAACACCATAAATATACCAATGCATTGTCGTGCCTGATCATGTTCCTGATCGGTGCACCGCTGGGTGCGATCATTAAAAAAGGCGGCTTTGGGGTGCCTGTACTGGTGTCGATTATTTTCTTTATCCTGCTATATGTTCTCACAAACCAGGGTGATAAATGGGTGAAGGAAGGCTTACTCATTGTGCCCGTGGGAGCATGGATGGCCAATACAGTTTTGTTTTTGACCGGATTGTATTTCATCGACCGGGCCAGAAGCGACTCACGGTTATTTGAAAAAGACGTCTACATCATGCTGATTAAAAGAATAAAAGAAAAGTGGGCAAGTAGATTTGGAAAAACCCAGCTTATTCAATCATAG
- the rpsO gene encoding 30S ribosomal protein S15 has protein sequence MYLTAEKKAEIFESKGFKKEGGDTGSAESQIALFTYRINYLNEHLKTHKKDNDTRLGLLKMVGKRRRLLDYLFKKDINRYRAIIAELNIRK, from the coding sequence ATGTATTTAACCGCGGAAAAGAAGGCTGAGATCTTCGAATCAAAAGGTTTTAAGAAAGAAGGCGGAGACACTGGATCTGCTGAATCACAAATTGCTTTATTTACGTATCGTATCAACTATTTGAACGAGCACTTAAAAACGCACAAGAAAGATAACGATACAAGACTTGGTCTACTCAAAATGGTAGGAAAGCGCCGTAGATTGTTGGATTATCTGTTCAAAAAAGATATTAACCGCTACCGTGCGATTATTGCCGAATTGAACATACGTAAGTAA